TTCGCCCCGTCCTTTTACCCGAATCGCGCCGCCGCTTATCGGCGCCCTGTTATCGTGAAATATGCAGTTGCGAATTACCGGTCCCGACGATTGAATATTTATGGCGCCGCCGTTGTTATAATATCCGCCCCGGATGGTAAAACCATCTATAACCCCTGATTCCTCCGCCCCACTGATATTGAAAGCCTGATGCGGCGTGACGGCATTCCCCTCGCAATCAATGACTGTCTCAAGCGGTCCCGCCGCCGCAATGACTATAATCCTCTTCCTCGAAAAAGTAATACCCCGGTTCCCCTCGCCTTCATAGACCCCCGGCGCCACCATCACCGTTTCCCCCATTCCGGCGGCGTTGACCGCCTCCTGAATGGTCGGGAACATCTGCGGAACATAATAGACAGTAGTATCGACAATCGGCGTCATGTCCTGTTTGATTGGCACTTTTTCCGACCCGCAAGAGGAAACAATCGCGGCTACAATACCGCTCAGTATGATGCAGATTAATCGCGCATCGATCGGCTTTTTCATAATTCTTATCATAATCACC
This DNA window, taken from Candidatus Zixiibacteriota bacterium, encodes the following:
- a CDS encoding right-handed parallel beta-helix repeat-containing protein; translated protein: MIRIMKKPIDARLICIILSGIVAAIVSSCGSEKVPIKQDMTPIVDTTVYYVPQMFPTIQEAVNAAGMGETVMVAPGVYEGEGNRGITFSRKRIIVIAAAGPLETVIDCEGNAVTPHQAFNISGAEESGVIDGFTIRGGYYNNGGAINIQSSGPVIRNCIFHDNRAPISGGAIRVKGRGEAHIINCTFANNSSMAGGAIFTIAGAKPRIENCLIAYSDSGGAIHVNDGTSVPVISCTDILGNAGGDWSGDIAGMVNTDGNFSAEPLFCDRSDRDFRLEGNSPCLPANNNCGVQIGATISSCRDD